The window caaggtccctttcaagaacctttaaactaactgttcctcagtggtggaatgaacttccaacctcaatccggaccgcagaatctctcaccatcttcaacaAACAGCTAAAGCCCCACCTCTTCCGTgtacacctaaccaacccattttttttaaaaaataaataaataaaaaatttgcacttacacctctactctgcacactttgcttcttcacggatcttgtatggtagcactacttgtattgttctctgcttgatatatcgttttgcttgtattttttacatttgtaagttgctttggaaaaaagcgtctgctaaatgaataaatgtaaatgtaaatgtaaatttgctcTGTGGGTGATCTGCTGTACCTCTGAGGCAGCTGACTTTGACGGGGTTGAGCGGCCGTCTCTCGGGTCCTGTCTCGCTCATGTGGGCCGAGCGTTTTCTCTTGCCCAGGCCACATGAGTACTTCAACTCATCTGTAGTGAACACGAAGCGGATGAGGTAGCGCAGCAACCGACGCCCGTCCTTCTTCGAGGAGTTCACTGCCTCGTCCCACTGTTTGTTGGTGATGAAGAGAGGATAGTTCCCCAGCAGCTGCTTACTTCCCTGCTGGAATAACAGTTAATAGCTGATCAGGTATCATTCCCAAATGCAAATAATCAGCTATTACCACAAGAAGTACAAATaagaatattaaataatgaataatagaGCTTATGCTTGACAAAAATGAAGGAGCAACAAAAAAGTACTTTCATTAGCATCATGTTATGTAACATTGAGTCAAAGTGCTATTTTCACAGACTTAATATAGCACAGAATTTGAATCAGAATTAGTCAGTCTCACTTCTGTTTTCGGTCTCTGGTGACAGTTTATTTCGTAGTGGTTTGAATACTCCTGCATTGCACTCCTTGCACAAgtctaaaagacaaaaaaataagatTCCCTAAGTCTGCTGAGTTTGTACCTATCAGTTTCACTCTATCACAACACAAGCCTGTCTAATGATATTTAAAGGTGATGTTCTAGatataaatctttttttcatacattttgttTCCGAATTTgtcccattttctctccaatttggtaatttgccaattcccacccactagatAGTTCTTCCCTTTCACACAACATTCACAACCAGGGAGGGTTAAAGCAAACAAACGCTTCTTCTGAGACACATGAACATGGTCAactacatcttttcaaactgtgctcatgctgcatcacagggcagcgtaacacactcagaggaaagcactatctgccctcttccacatacatgagctcacagacacccacaattGGCTACTGTTTCTCTGATAGACAGGGGAGACAGGtcggccaattttgctcccttggctcccagCCACGggtggctgtggcatcatcaagATTCAAACTGACAAGAGGGCTCCATTTGGGAGCCCTCGAAACGGATTGAACTTGAACTAAaagggatttttaaaataaagaatcacTAATCCCAGTTTAAAATCTATTTCAGATACGAGTTTAGTCCTTGTTAAATGGCATGTAAATATTTTCCATTTGAGAGCTAATAGCAGATTTCTGACCTCAGTGAGCTGCTCCTCAGGTGGCGGCGGAGGATTGAACTGGGTGTAGTGTCCAAGGACGGACTTAAAGAAGTCCAGCACTGTCTGACATGGCACTGTAATACATacacgcaacacacacacacacacacacacacacacacacacacacacacacagacacaaacacacagaggtaCATGACCACCACTATCTAGCTATGATCAtggaatttaaaaaaggggCCTTAGGCTTCCACACTAAATGTGTTTTGAGTGGAGAAGTTCTCCGTTTTAAAAACCTGTTCAGGCAaatatgtgtgaatatgtgtgtcaCGTTATGTACATATATTAAGAACTGAAAAGCATATAAAAGGTGACTTACTTTTAAGTTATGTGTTATGTTATGGCTAGTAATAAGGACATTGTAATACAAATCACCCACACCTGGAGCACTCTCCAGCTTTTGCCTCAGTTCCTCGTTCTCCTGCTGAAGGCTCAGCACCTCCTGCTCCAGCTCCATGCAGCGTGGGCAGCagccttcctcttcttcctcttcctcaggcAGGGTGGAGGAAGGGTGTCCATACGAGTCGGAGGGTGCCGGAGATGCCCAGCCTCCCAGGTTGTGTGCTGGTGATACAGGTGCTGCGGGCTCAGGCTCGGACTGGTGGCAGCGCTCACCCTCGGAGGATTGAGCTCCAGCCAGCAGGTAGTTCTGCAGAGACTCAGTGAAGACCTGCAGGAGGGTTGAGGTGTGCTGTGAGTTCCACTGTTGCCTGTGTTGACATTTGTCCTCCGTGCTGCCCGCCTGAGACTCGTCAGGCCTGGACTTGGCAACAGCCAGCTCAGGTGAGCATCCAGCTTCCTGCTTGATGATGGAGTTGATAGAGGAGGACGAGGGGCTCAAAGTCCGCTGTGGCCCCAGCAACCTGCCATTGCTGTTAAGGAGGCTGAGCACTCGACTGCACTGCTGTGCAAATGCGTCCAGAATCAGCcggttttctgtaagaagattgaaaagataaaaaagcaataataataaaatttaacaCAACTATAAAAGGTGTCCTGAGGTGTTTTGAGATATAGTTAGTCTCCATTATGATAATGTTAAATGATCTGGTATTGATTACATCCATGACATTCATTAGGCTTTTTTGAACACCTGAAGAgtgttttaaaaggttttaatgCACCCTGTAGTATGTTTAGTCAGcaatttcagtggaaattagATTAATCTAACTATTTTGAACaatcaaacaaatacattttcaaacaatACACCCTTTATTCTGTTGCTCCTTCTCAAAGACATACACGTGTGATGCCCTGGACAGAACACCTGAATGTTGTGCAGTTGCAAGAAACAGGGCTTTTTGAATTGACAGTCAACATGACTGACAGGTAGATTTGCCTTTTTAACAGAATGCTTGGATTTTGGTGGTctacgtttgtttttttttctctgctttgCAGAGCCTTGGATCTTAAAAAACCTGAGTCTTTCCTCTGAGCTGGTATTTTATTGACAGCTGCTGAAATATGAGGAACACTTAGTCAAATATTACAAAAGGTTGTGACTTTGTAACTATTTATACAATAGTTAGTACCGGTtgactaatttgattggtcaagcGCTGTTCCATGAGtgcttatatttcctataaccgcactggACCATTTCATCTGCGCTCTCCACAtgaaattccacttcctagctCGAAACAATTACTGCAGTagagttagtgacatcatcaccaGACATAACAAACAATACATTTCAGGAatacttttgacttaaaatatgaaagctcatcagataaaaatgaaaaggaagaagggacacCAATTTCAGCAGGAGCACCTTTAATGGGAATGTACAAATTATTGTGCTAGCCGATGTGCTATAAAGCGAGTGTGGCTTCTTCAGGATCTACTTCTGCTAgaggagcaaaaataaactgaaCATTTAGCCATAtactgtctgaaatgtcagttacttaatattaattgtttgtttatagaactgttgtataaatgcTATATCGCACTCGCAATCATGTGGTTATTAACTCTTCCTCGtgcaatattgcttaaatataatTTTGCATCTAGTCCTCTGATGCAATTGCAGTGAAATCTCTGAAAAACCTTCCTTCAACTTCTCCCAACCTGCTCCACTCCTTTGTTAAGCCTTGGTATGTTTTGTGagttttaatgaaaaaaggCTTCACTTGGAAGCAAAACTAATTTCCTTTCCAGTAAACAGAAGCATGAAATTAGCAATATTTCATGGCAACACTGCAAATCAGTGTTtctaaaataattttgaaattgtaaacactttttaaattgCCTCTTTAGTGCTTGAGGAAAAGCTATTGAAATTATAAGTGCAGACTATAAGGTCACTTTTCCATCAGTAGGGACCTGTCATTACCGAGCTGTGTGAGAAACTTCTGTGGTCTCCACACCTCTCAATTTCTCACATCCAAAATGACTTACACCAGCAACAGTTTTCTGAATAACAGATTTCTGAATAACAGATTTCTGAATCACAGCCAGCATGACATGACACGTCAAAATCGCTACAACACGTAAAGCTAGTTTTGTGTTATAATATGCACACCAAGACAGATATGaccaaatacaaaaacaacactaCATGCAAAAGATGAACAAGTAGTTATATGgaatcatatttaaaaaataaaaaagccataaaaaaaatagcaagaCAGACTGGACAAAGAGGATTACAATAGTTCTTTTAAGAATTTGATTTGAAGGTATTTATACAGGAATTATTTCACTGTAATGTTAAATCTAATGTACTATGTTGTGTATTTAAAAGTCTGTGGAAAATATTGTTGGTCAGGGCTTACTTATAAAGCAGATTTTTGTAAAACAGATTTATCTCAATCACAGTGCAACTATCCTTggtaaataaagattaaattaaataaaatgtacagtgaAGCATCTATATGCAGTAGACAGGGATGcaagtcaaaataatgaattttggCATTGTTGTGTATAATTATCGTGTGTTTTTTACttgatatattttaaattgaaaCAATTCTGCATATTCACAAATGaactaaattaaaatgtttttccacTGGCAGGTGTGAATATGATATTTACTCAAGCGGTCATGAATatgaacatgcacaaaatacattaataaaatgaaaagagtGCCATATCAAACTTAAATATTATTCATAAATCACCAACTGGATAATTataatcacattttttaaatgtcactttCATCTGTGACGCAACAGGGTAAgataaagaaaaggaaacattttaatTGCAAATAAGCTTGCAGATACATTTGAAATCTGTCAGATTAATGCTGCATATTTTGGAGGTTAATATTTTAAGTAGGGTCAGGAACGGCTTTTGACTTATACTAAATAATACCCCTGTGAAACCAGCTCGTTTAAAAAGTGAATTTCTGTTAACGCTGTTCTTCCAAAGGGTTAATCTGTTATAATGATCTctttctgaaaaagaaacacTCATTTATAAAGATAACTTCAGTGAATTCTAAAAGTCTAGAACCAGCATTAAACTGGTTTTTAAACCATCATGTAGCAAAAAAGATGCTGATTTGAATGCAGTGTAACACCCACCCataactattattataatttaataattaagttatatacagttgcaatgaaaattattcaacccccattgcaaatcaggtttattgtcaaaatgtacagactttcagctgtttgcaatgaacaaatcaaacaaaagccattgaaatagttcaacacaacgaatgcttcaagtggtttccccaaattcaactgaaactgcaacttataatgatttctccagtttcaaaattattcaaccccctgaatagaatccctcacaacagcacaaacatgcaaaacaggtgttggcTCAatcacacctgatgcaactaatcaagggcttcattagttgcaccaggtgtgcttgagctggaacacatgaaatacctgaactggctaggagCAGAAACTAGATGACATACCTGAACaaagcagaaaaaggaagctatcgatggctgcaaccagatttctgagaaggcaggttgtgaaaaactctCGAGTGACTACAAAAgccctgcagcaagacttggtggcaacaggcactgaggtttcagtgagcacagtaaggcgcgtactaaatgCGGacggtttccatgccagaactccaagacttacaccactactgaccaaAGGCACAAGAAAGGTctgctcaaaatcatataaataagccccAGAAGTTTGGGGATTCTGTTTtatggagcgatgaaacaaaactgtaactttttggcatgatggatcagtggtatgtctggaagaagaagaatgaagaaagaacactctgtccacaattaaacatggtggtggctcggtgatgctctggggcatttgcatcctctggcactggaaacctgcagcgtgtggaaggcaagatggattcattgaagtatcaggaaatcctaggagaaaacgtcatgccgtctgtgaggaagctgaagcttgggtgtcattggaccttccaacaggacaatgatcccaagcatacctcaaatgaatcctggaagattctacagggccatcacagtcacctgacttaaaccccatagaaaatctctggtgggatttgaagttgcagcatgcaaacccaagaatattactgaacgggaggccattgctcatgaagaatgggttaagattcctcaggaatgcttcCAGAaactatgcatctcatttgcagcaggtcataaccgTAAAAGGGTGCTGTACTAAGTAGTAAAGATGCTTGTCATGAAGGGgttcaataattttgaaactggagaagttattagaagttgcattttcagttgaatttggagaaactggttttgtttgatttgttcattgcaaacagctgagagtctgtaaattttgacaataaatctgattttgcaatgggggttgaataattttgattgcaactgtaaatatctgtatttgcattaaaatgttacttaaaaattaaatcatctgtttcttcttttttttcacctttaatgtaaaatattaccagtgaacaaacattttcaaagAATTGTTATTAACGAGAATACAAACTAAAAGGGGCAGtacatctcttttttttagcAGAAAGACATCTCAAATGGTCACATGTGTGGCTTTATATATGTCCTGTCACTTGCACTAGCCAGGTGCTACCAGGCACGCTCACTATTGACCAGTATAGAAATATCACCTCTGACGCAGCTGTGTTATGAAAAGGTAGGCTAAAGTGACACATCCATTACAGAGATCATAAACAACATTTATAACTAAATTTAATAATTACACTTCATCACAATCTGAACCTGAGTACAGAAAAAGCATTGTGTTCACTAGCAGAGACAAGAGCAAATCAAACATGCTGGTAATCAAAATGAAAAGATTCCAAGTGGAAGAGCAAATTTAATTTCTATAACTGTGATGAATACTGAAATCTCAATAAACAATTTGGGACATTTTGCTGGATATAATGGCAGCACTAAAAGTATTTACCAGTGAAACACCACAGCACTGGCATTCAAAGATACGTAGAGAAATGGAAAAGGTTGATATAACACCAAAGGATATTTAGGAACAGAGGGATAGAGGGTAGAACAAATGGCTTTTCACCACTTTCAAGTGTCTGAATGCTTGTACAAGAGACACTTTTTCCAGCAGGTACATCCCTGGATATGCTCTTAAACACACTTTAGCAGGAACTATCCAAAAAGAGACGCCAGTAAATCACCTAAAGAGCTCAATTTATCTTTTGCACCtacttactgtatatagagACCCAAAAAACAGGCATAAATTTACTTTAAGTTGATGTTCAGACTCATTTTTCATAATGTGCAcaggattttcttttttaaatatagccCTTAAATGCAGAAATATTTTAGTGAAAACtttgaaaaatgtttcaaaatgtgCTGGAAAAAATGATGAAACTGTGTTTCACATTGAAGTAAACAGCAAGTCAATGCTACTATCCTATTATCCTCCTTCATgcatacaaacacaaaccatAGCATAGTCTGACATAGTAATACAAGCAGAGTTTCACCTTccatttgttaaagaaaaaaagagagaatatattaaaatatagagAGGAAAAATTTAATGCTGACAAGGCtgcaaaagtaaaacaaagTAAGTATAGAACTAGTTCTCAGATAatatgtgtggtggtctggggaAACCCTTCACATGATGAAATTTTGACATTCAGACATTTTCCAATGCAGAGTAAGTCCAttgcagacattttgacagctgaAACCTGATTCCAAACTGACTTGATTAGGCTTATTactaaaaaggaaataaaaatctttcatttacatttactgcattttAGCAGATGCCCTCATAAAGAGCAACTTAAAGGAGTGCATAATAGTGTTTagcaaaaatattttctcaaGCTATTTCAATAGCGTGCTGtaaaaatgagtttttattctacaacacaaaatacatcagtaatacccagGCTTGTGGAGTAACGGGATACATGTAATGGTgttacataatcaggatacaaaaaaatggTAACTGTAATCAGTTACAATTACGTCATAAAAACAAAGTAAATTTaagtaaaattaaatacattttgtaaataaaaatgggaatactatcaggattacaacttttttcatttaaaaccaaagaaattaatcttttgacataacacagtACAGACAgatgcttgattatagttcccTTTTGCCAGTCGTGGCTCATGTGAGCatcctcctggtgcatgcacaaagttaatttggtagaaattaacacaaattgttctctgaaatgcctTTGTTAGGGTCACCATACGTCCTCGttttcccggacatgtcctcttttttagACCTTAAAAAAATCGTCCAGccaggatttctaaatttgagaaaatgtccgggattcggctttagtttcattatgatgtgcttatggtctaatactgcattgTGGgtgcgcatatttgcattgctttaaccccgcTCTGTAAAGTCTGAAGTCTAAACTCTAAAGTCTACATTCATcataacactgttttgaacactatgaagacctcccccctcccccaattTTCCAATTATAGTGTTTTTTCAAATTCTAGTGCTATAATGCTTTGTGGAGGTGAtgttgaagtcatgtgaccgtggTGTGGTTCgtttttagctttttacttctggcaactgtatttaggcttcaaaattcataaagcttgtgttcatttgtgaagattatcttgatgaagaaaatgtgtaagaatcataaacgttagttggtcacagagcttattttctgcaataatccaaaagccaatgaaTTCTATAGGGCTTTTTGTCGATTTGTCtattggcctacaaaaatatgttatccctgcagcactctatGGGTAAGGGTCTGAGGTTATCATCAAGCTAAAACCTGGTTAGGAGGAGGTTAGTACAAAGTGTATATTCAAGAGCTGGGTGAAGATGTAGGCCTTTagtcttgatgcatgttttCCTTGTACCTTGAGGGAAGGTGCATCCAGTCAAGCTGTGTTAGAAGCCCAAATGGCAAAGATTTCCAATTTTGGTAACATTTTACTTAACATTACAGTGTCAAAGTATGTTAAGGCAGAAAAACCCGATTTTGGTCAAAACACTCTGTTTGCAATTCAACCACAGCAAAATCTGTCAGTTTTTCCCAAGTTGCCAGACATTTAAAGTAGTAAAACTTTAGTATGCCATGAAATAACGCACTTATGATGTAATGCACACAAATGACACTTTAAAAATgcactatatactatattttCATATGAGATGCACTTAGTAGGTTCGCCTGACAACCAGCAGCAAAATTTAGATATGAACACCCACTAACAACCAACACAGAGTGAAAAATCTATGCACTGATGAACACACAGTAACCACCAGCTATCCACACATTCTTatggtttaataaataaatgatataaatcaaCCATTTGTATGGCTGCAGGTTGAGAGGACGTACTCCTGCAGTCAAAATCTTACTGCTGATTACACATTAACTTCAACAGAAAATTCTGAATGTGTCCCTGCACCACACAGCACACCCAGCAAGCGGACTGATTAGTACATATAGAGCCAAAAAGCACATGCCAGATAGGCCTAGATACAAAATCTAACCGGTATTATGAACCTGAAAGACAATGGAACAGATATACAGTTAAAAAGCATTTACCAGCCTGTCTCATGTGAATCTAACACAAAATTGTGCAGACAGCCATGCATATAATCGACGTTTAGACCAGAACACCTGGGGCCTGCATTATAACTGGTAAGTGATTACATGCGACTACCATCTCATTATACTCTCATAGCTACAGCATGATGAATAACTGTGCACTTCCCATGCCTTCTTGATGTATTCCCAAGCTCTTGTCTTCATTCACAAAATGTTCTTGCCCTGAATCTCCAGGGTCATTACTGAAGCTCAGTATCATGTTACAGTATCAAGCCATACTCTTCAGctttatcatacttttttttatatactttattcTCTAAAGCAGACTTATTTTAGGTAACGGGCCACATTATACTATCAATGTCAAGAGGGCTAGACCAAATAAAGGCAGTTTAGTACACTAATAACACATTAACAACTCCTTTTAAATGTGATGATTTTATTTGAAACCTTCAAAACAGATTAAAAgactccaagtcattaaggaaAATGCACCAGTTATTGAGTTCTTGAGTTattttggctgtatgtttggGTAGTTTTCTTGAAATGAAATTTCCATCTTCTCCAGAGATTCAGTTTCTTGGCTGATGAGATTAAATGCTCCTCTAATATGTCCTGGTACATCACACCACTCAGGTTTCCTTTGATGGCGTGTAATGCCCCAGAGCTGTTTGCAGAGAAGCAGCTCAGTACAAAGATGTTTCCACCTCTGTACTTCACTGTGGGTGTGGTGTTCTTGGGATCATACACAGAACCCTTCTTTCAGCAAACATTTTCATCAGACAGATTTTTGCCAAagaattatatttttgtttcatctgattAGAGTATATTGTTCCAAAATAGTACTAACATATCTAAATGCTTTACCTGCTACTTGCAAAACGTCTTTCCAAACAAATGCAACAACATTTATAATGATGCCAGGTTCAATTTGCATGagaaccttttttattttgtgggggttttttgtgcagaatttatatttagaacctgatttattttatgcaacctttatatatgtatatttgtatatagtgtctgaataagttttttttccttttgctttcaataaatacattttgtttatttatatttataagtacaaaagatattatgtgtgtaaatttgaaatgaatacacacacttgaagtatataaaataaagttcttttatttcaaatatggtccacaaaacaatttaattttagAAGACAGATTCTAAATTAACTTGTTGGGCCGGATTAGAAACGTTCTCCTGGCCCATGGGCTGTatgacacccctgctctaaagttacattttgttaaacaaaattGCTTTTGTCTATACTgttgtaaatgaatgaatatccaTCCACAACATGGGTCTCTAATCTTCCAAAATCATACTCCATCTTCTTAGTGCCAGATCTCCTTTTGTGCTCCTTAATAAATCCCACTGGATCCACTATAAATCTGACTCAAATGAACCTCTGTCAGGTTTGTTTTATGAAACTTCGTTCGAGCAGTTTCTGCTACCTGCTGGCCGTTTTCTTAACCACATCTTCCTCTCAGAAGGATTATCTTGCCATTAGTGTGCTCAGTAGGGCATGAAAATCTGTAAATCTGTtgtgtgacattgtttactataGAAAGTTGTACACAAATGAAAGTCATCTGAGCTGAAATTTAAATGGACTGACTAATAAACCCTCCACATTCACCACCCTCCCATCCTCAGTCTACAGCTGTACGGTGATTTCTTGTGTTTCGAAGGATGATTATGAATTTGTCACCCTCACACAAAGGCACGGGGCAACCAATTATGGATACATGCAGTTACTGTGGCAGCCATGCGATGTGCGGCAATGTGGCGCCCGCAGTCGCTGCGTCGTGTTTATCGAAGGAGAGCAGATGTGGAGATTTATTAATATGCACAGTGACTCTGTTGACTCACTGAGACGTGTTTGATGATATCCTTCTCTCACACGTCTCTTTTCCTTTGCTCCTTACTTACATCCTCCCTCTTCCAACCTCCAGCTTCCTCACTCTCTTTCCCTCATTGTCTCTCGCTCATGCattttctgactttatttcctctcctttctctcctctttcttttcatgtctcattcttctgtcttcctctcatTCATCCTCTTTCCCATCTTTTATCTTTATCACTGCATGCAACATGCCATGCCAAGAAAGCCTCTTGATATTTCATTAAACACAACATGCGCCGCAGAATGAAATTTATGAGCCTCATTTGTTTTAATCACGATCTCTGCTGGGATTGGGAGAGCTTTGAAATGTAATTTAGCTTTATTGCACAGTTTCCAGAGCCTAAGTAATGGATAGGTGAGTCTTTATGAAACATCGACGGTATCAACTGCAGCTCTAGAAATCAGCTACTCTGGACACTGAGTTCTAGCAGACAGGTGTTTTCATCAAATTCATGTAAATTACAGATGTCAAttttttccaccatttcagCCCATCTGTTTAAACTAATCTTAGTTACAAGGCACTAGGGTTTCCAGTTTCCCAGACCAAACTTAGTTTTAATACTGGACTGAAACAGACTTTCAGTGGTAAATCACATTTCAATTTAATCCTAGACTACACGCAATCCATGACTGGGAAACTGGAACTAAATCACAAAACTGATGAAGGTTCACAGGTGACActtctattatttttatgtatttatgtacttGTTTGGTAACTTAATAATGCAATAAGGCACTCAATAGTTCAAAAGTTTCAATGGCTGGTCAGCACAATAAGTAATACTAGGAATTACAAAAGCACTGGTTTAAATTTTAACAACCTGatacatatataattaatgCTCAGTAGTAATAGGCAGAAATGATGCAAGGCTGTAGTAGAAGCATTAATAATGTCTGCACTGTGTggactgatttattttctagTTCTTTCTCTCTGGCAATTGTACAGCAGTGTGAATCATTAGTGTGATATCAACAGACATAGTCTGAACTGAAGGTCAATCACTGGAAGCTGAAAAATAGTGTTAACGCCCGGGTCCTTTTACTGACGCATGCTATGACTATGAATCTGGAACTTGCATGACTGGTATGATCACATGTGACTAATGATAATGACTTTACACAGTATTTAGAAAGAGAgagttgaacctcaagaaattggttccAGTATATATAGTCTAGCCAAATtaagaaacagaaatgagtGACATGAGAAAATGTTTGTGACTTTATTTGAAAGGTAAAATATCTACACTGGAAAagatctgtatatatatatatatatatatatatatatatatatatatatatatatatatatatatatatatatatatatatagaggtgGTTgaccattctcagcacagcaagGACACTGACATatagtgtgtgttgttgtggaTATATGTGTATCTGGTACAGCAGCATTGCCACTTTAAACACATCAATGGCACTATCACTACTGGGTTGCCAGAAGCGATACTGTGGTCGGA is drawn from Ictalurus furcatus strain D&B chromosome 8, Billie_1.0, whole genome shotgun sequence and contains these coding sequences:
- the LOC128611751 gene encoding BEN domain-containing protein 4 isoform X1; translation: MEEEMLAADDGLSEPKMGGQPRSFASKRAKARHDRPTMVEIPQLGDGASQRRSQAIAHNQSYPYQQRLQLHHPAIHQTQHQSQSVHRFTGEMRARVATSSSASASSSSSPSVSSALGSAAVFFGHQGRVRYAAGHQSPDCSYEISSENRLILDAFAQQCSRVLSLLNSNGRLLGPQRTLSPSSSSINSIIKQEAGCSPELAVAKSRPDESQAGSTEDKCQHRQQWNSQHTSTLLQVFTESLQNYLLAGAQSSEGERCHQSEPEPAAPVSPAHNLGGWASPAPSDSYGHPSSTLPEEEEEEEGCCPRCMELEQEVLSLQQENEELRQKLESAPVPCQTVLDFFKSVLGHYTQFNPPPPPEEQLTETCARSAMQEYSNHYEINCHQRPKTEQGSKQLLGNYPLFITNKQWDEAVNSSKKDGRRLLRYLIRFVFTTDELKYSCGLGKRKRSAHMSETGPERRPLNPVKVSCLREFIRMHCASNPDWWMPSEEQINKVFSDAVGHARQGRAVGTFLTVGGHSGSGSSSSGSSLYLEGYDGQLSQDELFMKSSQNGIVD
- the LOC128611751 gene encoding BEN domain-containing protein 4 isoform X2: MEEEMLAADDGLSEPKMGGQPRSFASKRAKARHDRPTMVEIPQLGDGASQRRSQAIAHNQSYPYQQRLQLHHPAIHQTQHQSQSVHRFTGEMRARVATSSSASASSSSSPSVSSALGSAAVFFGHQGRVRYAAGHQSPDCSYEISSENRLILDAFAQQCSRVLSLLNSNGRLLGPQRTLSPSSSSINSIIKQEAGCSPELAVAKSRPDESQAGSTEDKCQHRQQWNSQHTSTLLQVFTESLQNYLLAGAQSSEGERCHQSEPEPAAPVSPAHNLGGWASPAPSDSYGHPSSTLPEEEEEEEGCCPRCMELEQEVLSLQQENEELRQKLESAPVPCQTVLDFFKSVLGHYTQFNPPPPPEEQLTETCARSAMQEYSNHYEINCHQRPKTEWDEAVNSSKKDGRRLLRYLIRFVFTTDELKYSCGLGKRKRSAHMSETGPERRPLNPVKVSCLREFIRMHCASNPDWWMPSEEQINKVFSDAVGHARQGRAVGTFLTVGGHSGSGSSSSGSSLYLEGYDGQLSQDELFMKSSQNGIVD